Part of the Erwinia amylovora genome is shown below.
TACTGATCTATGCCGTCACCACTCTGGTGCTGTTTGCCGAGGCAGACTGGCGACTGACCATCCCGCTGCTTATCTGGATCGTTGGCTACCTTCTCAGTTTGCGCTACTTTGTGCCGCGCGTGAAAGCGCGATCGGTCGCCTCTTCCGATTCCCGTTCGCGCCTGATGGGCTTCATTGTTGATGGCTACACCAATATCTCCACCCTGAAACTGTTTGCCCATAGTGACCTGGAACGCCAGAACGCGCGTGAGGCGATTGACGATCAGACGATAAAAACCCGCGATCAGGGGCGGATGGTTACCGGCATGGACGTGGTGATCACCACGCTAAACGGCCTGCTGATTATCAGCACCACCGGGCTGGCGCTGTGGTTGTGGACTCAGTCACTGCTTAGCGTGGGGGCCATTGCGCTGGCAACCGGGCTGGTGATCCGCATCGTCAACATGTCCGGCTGGATTATGTGGGTGGTGAACGGCATCTTCGAGAATATCGGCATGGTGCAGGATGGCCTGCAAACTATCGCCCAGCCGATCAACGTCAGCGATAAAGACCAGGCACCGGCGCTGCGGGTAGAAAAGGGCGAAATTCATTTTGACGCCGTTGACTTCAATTACGGCGGCGAACGTACGGTAATTGATAACCTGCAACTGACCATCCGGCCCGGTGAAAAGATCGGGTTAATCGGCCCATCCGGCGCCGGCAAATCGACGCTGGTCAATCTGCTGCTGCGGCTTTACGACCTGAATGGCGGGCGCATTCTGATCGACGGGCAGAACATTGCCGGCGTCAGTCAGGAAAGCTTGCGTGCGCAGATTGGCATGATCACTCAGGACACCTCACTGCTGCACCGCTCGATTCGTGACAACCTGCTGTATGGCCGTCCGCACGCCAGCGAAGATGAGCTACAGCAGGCGATCCACCGGGCGAAAGCAGATGAGTTTATTCCGCTGCTGTCCGATTCACAGGGCCGTACCGGGCTGGATGCCCACGTTGGTGAGCGCGGGGTGAAGCTTTCCGGCGGCCAGCGCCAGCGTATTGCCATTGCCCGCGTGCTGTTGAAAGATGCCCCGATTCTGATCATGGATGAAGCAACGTCGGCGCTGGATTCTGAAGTGGAAGCGGCGATCCAGGAGAGCCTGGAAAACCTGATGGGCGACAAAACGGTGATCGCCATCGCGCACCGCCTCTCCACCATCGCACGTATGGACAGGCTGGTGGTGCTGGAGCAGGGCAGGATTGCTGAAATCGGCAGCCACAGCGAACTGCTGGCGCGTGGCGGGCTGTATGCGCGCCTGTGGCGGCATCAGACCGGCGGTTTTGTCGGCGAGGCGTGATCTGCTGACCGGGCATGATGTCATCACGGTGATGACAGGCGATAAGGCAGTGCGTCTCGCGCCTCTTGCGCCCAGGCGCGGATGCCATCACGCTCCTGGGCCAGCAGCCCGGCGACCGCCTGGTGCAGGCCCTGATGGCGCAGCAGATGCCAGGACTCGGTCAGTAGCGGTTCGAAACCACGGATCAGCTTATGTTCGCCCTGTGCGCCGGCATCGAAATGCGCCAGCCGCTGCGCGATAGCATATTCTATGCCCTGGTAAAAACAGGTCTCAAAATGCAGGCTATCAGACTCTTCCAGGCACCCCCAATAGCGGCCATACAACGTATCGCCGTCCACCAGGCTGTAAGCCATCGCCAGCGGGCGGCCCTGACGGCGGGCGATGACTACCCGGATGGCGGCGGGCATCCGCTCTGCCAGCAGGCTGAAGAACCGCCGGGTGAGATAAGGCTGGCGACCGCGCACATGGTAAGTATTGGCATAACAGGCGTAGATAAAATCCCACTGCGCTTCACTCAGTTCATCCCCCTGATAGCAGATAAACGCCACGCCCTGGCTGGCCACCCGCTGGCGCTCTTTACGTAGCTGTTTGCGCTTGCGTGAGGTGAGGGCATCAAGAAAGTCCTGAAAGTCGCGGTAGCCGCGATTGTGCCAGTGGTACTGGCAGCCAACACGCAGCAGCCAGCGCCGATCCTGCTGCAACAGCTGGTGCACGCGCCGATCGCTGAAGTTTATGTGCGCACTGTGCAGCTGGTTTGCTTGCAGAAAACCTGGCAGCGCCTGCAACAGCTGTGCAGCGGCGACATCGTCGCCCAGCAGCCGTGCTCCGCTCACCGGGCTGAAGGGAACCGCCGACAGCCATTTTGGATAATAGGGTACTCCGGCCCGCTGGCAGGCTTCCGCCCAGCCGTGATCGAACACGTACTCGCCCATCGAATGGCTTTTCGCGTAGCCGGGCAGCGCCGCCCGCACGATACCATCCGCGATCCACAGCAGGTGCTGCGGCTGCCAGCCGCTGGCGCGGCCCACGGAGCCACTCTCCTCCAGCGTACGCAGAAAGGCATGGCGTAAGAAAGGCTGATCGTTTGGGGTCAGGGCGTCCCATTGGCTGGCCGGAATATCGGCCAGCCGCGTCAGGAGGGTCAGGGACATCGGTGTGCTCCGCATCTGTCACAGTAAAACGCTAAGGTGAACGTTTTTCGCCCGCGGATCAATGCGTTCTCGATTATCACGGTAAAGAGTCCTCATTCTCATTCTCATTATCATTTGGCTTTGCTATTCTTTGCCCCCTCAGGCGCGTTGCAGGACGTGCAGGGCTTTCAGATTTAAAAGGCGGAATGATGGCGGATGTTCAGGAGTATCGCTTATTCAACGTAGTGCTGGCGCGTAAGCAGGTGCTTTCTCCTTCGATGCTGTGCTGTGTGTTCAGCGGTGATGACGTGCGTCAGATGAAGATGGACGCGCCAGATCAGCGCATCAAGCTGCTGTTCCCCTCGCGCAACGGTACGCCATCGTCACTGAGCGGCGAAAAGTCATGGTGGGAAACCGTTTGCGCCATGCCGGCAGATATCCGCCCTGTTGCGCGTACTTACACTCTGCGCCGGGTCAATGTCGAAGCCGGCGAGTGCGAAGTTGAGTTTGTGATGCACGGCACGGAAGGGCCGGCATCCGCCTGGGCGCTGGCCGCGCAGCCGGGCGATCCCTTACAGATAATTGCCCCCAACCTTGCTTGCACAACGGACAGCGGCGGCTACGAGTGGAACCCGCACCGCAACGTTGAGCGGGCGCTGGTTGTTGCTGATGAAACGGCGTTCCCGGCGGCAAAAGCCATTCTCGAACAGCTGGCGCAATGGCGTAATCCACCGCCGCTACAGATGTTTATTGAGCTGCCAAAACGCGCTGACTGTATCGATCTCAGCCATTACCGCTTTGCTGAAGTTCACTGGCTGCCGCGTGACGAAAGTGGCGCAGCACACGGTGAGGCGATGCTGAATGCGGTGAAACAGTATGCCGAACTGCCAGCGGCGGCAAGAGAGCGCCAGCAGCTGTCAGAGGGCAACGAGGACGATCTGCTTTGGGACCGTGCCGCCGGGGCGGATACCTGTTTCCACGGTTGGGTGGCAGCCGAGTCCAGCGCGGTGAAACAGGTGCGCCGCTATCTGATTGGCGAGCGCGGCCTGTCTGCTGAATGCGTCAGCTTTATGGCTTACTGGAGCCGTGGCCCCCGGCGTAAATGCTAAGGTTCCGTCAATAGTGGGCAGGCGCTTTTCAGCGTGTTGTAGAACCAGGTTTTGGCGGTGATATCGCCAATCTCCGGGTGGCCATACAGATAAATCTCCAGGTTTGGCAGCGCAAACGGCAGCTCGACGATGCGGCCATTGCCGCGTGCGGCGTAAACCCTGGCCGCGCTGAAAGGCAGCAATACCAGCAGTTCGCTGCTGGCAATCAGTTCGCCCAGCGCCGCGAAATGCGGCACTTCCAGGGCAATACGGCGCTCAAAGCCGTACTCTTTAATCCGCTCTTCCACCATGTAATGCCCGCTGCTGGCTGCCACCTTAATGTGCTGTTCAGCCAGCCAGGCGGCCAGCGACAGGGTTGCGCCGATACGCGGATGCTGGCAGTTCAGCAGGCAGACATAGCGCTCATCCATAATGCGGTCGCGCTGCGCCAGCGAAATGCGTTCATTGCGGCTACAGATCGCGGCATCAACATGACCGGTCAGCAGCCATTCGTCCATTTTATGCATCGATACCGGGATCACTTCCAGCTGCACGTTAGGGGCCACGTTGCGCAGGTGCCTGACCAGCCGGGGCAGCAGCAAAAGTTCGCCGAGGTCGGAAAGGGCAAGACGAAATGGGTGAAAGGATCTGTCCGGGGAAAAGTGACGCGTATCCGCCACCGCCTTTTCAATCCCGCTAAGTGATTTCTTGAATACGTCATACAGCTGGCTGGCGGTCGGTGTTGCCAGCATCCCTTACGGCTGCGTTTAAACAGCTCGTTGCCTGTCTCTGCCCGCAGTCGGGCTAAGGCGTAGCTGGCAGAGGGTTGGGTGATAAACAGACGTGCGGCCGCCCCGCTGACGCTGCGGGTTTCATAAATAGCAACAAACACGCGTACCAGGTTGAGGTCCATCATTGCTAAGATATAGCTCCGGTCTATGACAGAAGATGAATATTATCTATTTGAACTATTTTAAAGCCTCTACTAACATCCCTTCTACGTTTTATTGATATTTTGTGACTTTTTTTTCATGTCTGATTTAGCCTGATTAAATCAATAAAATAAAAAACCAGCAGTGCCGTTCAGGCGGGAGCCGGGCGGGTAACGCCTTTTATCGCGGAGTAGAAAAATGAAAAACGACATTGTCGATGTCATCGTAGACTGGATCGAATGCCATATTGAAGAAGGGCCTGATATTGAAGCGGTTGCGGCGAAATCGGGCTATTCGAAATGGCATCTGCAACGCGCCTTTAAAGCGCAGAAGGGCATCACTCTGGCGACCTTTATTCGCGGCCGCCGCCTTGAACAGGCCGCGCAATGCCTGGTGAGTTCGAGCAAAACGATTATGGCTATCTCCATGGATCTCGGCTTCTCTTCCCAGCAGTGTTTCCAGCGGGTGTTCAAAAAACATTTCCACATTACCCCGCGCGATTACCGCATCCGGCACCGCCAGTTTCACTGAGTTAGCCGGCAAAGCGTATCAGTTTGACACTCCTTGCAACAGCACTCTTCACTTTGTAAATTAGTGTGCAGTTTAACCTGCATGTGATGCGGTAAAAATATGCGGCGATCTGAACGCGATCGTGTGGTGAGAAAAGCTCATCAGAGCTTATTTGATCGCGTCAAAAGAAGATCGGTTGGCCAGGTGGATAAAGCACAGGCGGCAGCAGTTGCTTCAGATCGGGCACGCCATCGCCAGTGGCAAGCGGGATCATTGTGGCTCCAGCCTGTAATCAACATCACCATTTCGATGTAACCGGAATACCTGATAGCTGCAATCATGACGTGACTGAATGCATGCAAGGAGAACAGGGAAAGCATGAAACTGATATTTTTTTCCTTCGAAAATACGGAGCCTGAGAACTTTTCACGCATTATCAGCCCGGCAAACGTACGCAGTGAACTTGACCGCAGCTATCTGTTCGGTGGCGCTGCGCAGATGTCGATTTGCAGTCGCTATAACATCATGCGCAAAAGGCAGTCGGGCAGAGATGTCCCGGGCTTCGCCGAGAACGCCGGCGTGAAGAGGCAAGTCTTCGATGAAATTGATCGCGGCAGCCTGCTGGCGATTGATGAGGTTTTCGCCGTTTGGTCGCCGTTGAAGCACCCGTTTTTATATTGATGAAAAAGGAAAATTACAACGTTATCCGGGAAGCTACCTTCCTGCGATGTACCCAATATCGCGCATCATCAGGCGCTATGAAGAAATGGTCAGCCGTTACGCCAGGCGCCCCAGGCCAACCATGCTTCCCTCTCGACAGAATTTGACGAAGGAATCTCCATTACAGCAGGCGATAGCTACTGTAGCGGCCACCGTGGTGGCGACAGTGGACAGCATGCGCCCGATGACCAAGGCGGAGCGGTGGCAGGAGCGGAAATACCTGATCGATCGGGGAAGCCGTAGCGTTTACCCGGATGCGATGATCGCCGCACGGAGGCTGGCAGAGAACAATATTGCCGTTGAAAAAGCGAAGCTGGCCCAGAATATCTACGGCGTTAAGGGCAATCCCATAAACGCCCTGAAATCGATGCCGGACGTTCCTGAGGGCTGGACTGATATCAGCAATGATAACAATGCCTTATCAAAAATTGACATTGATCCTGATATGCTTTACGACCGGTCAGAAAACCCGGACTTTTTTGCGCGGGTCTGTTCACCGGATAGATCGATATTTGGCTCAGAGATGAATCCTACGCTGGTATTCAGGGGATCGAGAGCGCCGGAGCTTTCGGCTGGCGTTGGAGATATCGCAAAGAAAGTGCTATTCGAAGGGGATTACTCTGGAATTAAAAATATCAATGATTGGACTAATAATATTAACCAGGGGGGCGGATTTGATTCTGATTATTATAGAAGGGCTGTAAAAATAGGGATGAAATTATCTAATTCACCAAATGGAATAGATATATCAGGTCACTCGCTTGGTGGCGGTATGGCTTCTGCTGCTTCTATTGCCAGTGGGAAAGCGGCATGGACATTCAATGCAGCAGGGATGAATGCAGGCACGGTGGAGAAATAAGGTGGCACCCTTGTTGGCAGCGCTAAAAACATACAGGCTTATCGGGTAGAGGGTGAGCTGTTGACGAAAATACAGGAAGTAAATCTGTCAGAAGATTACAAGAGTGTCGATGGCAACCTCAGTGTACTGTCGGCAAAAGAAGGCTTATCTGCAACAATTCCGGATGCCGTGGGGATGAAACACTCCCTGCCGGGAGGAAAGGGGTCATTACTCGACAGGCACGGCATTGACCAGGCAATTGATTGTATTGAAGGTCAGAAAGACGAGGATATTGCCACAATCAGGGGCCGCATATGAAAAGAATATTAATCGCAATCACGATATTACTTTCAGCATTGATGGTGCAGGGGTGTAAAAAAGGTATGGATTTAAACGCGCAGGATTATTTCGAAGGAAAGCAGTTGGCTCTGGCAAAGGGAATTGAAAAAGGAGACCAAGATGAG
Proteins encoded:
- a CDS encoding ABC transporter ATP-binding protein codes for the protein MPYRRLERIIDIFKDAPAATPPNRVWAFYLFYLRQVWPGFALLLVIGLIASLIEVALFRYLSRIIDLVNASPAVTFFSDHGGELLWMAAVALLLRPLFIGLHDLLVHQAINPGMTSMIRWQHHNYVLRQSLNFFQNDFAGRIAQRIMQTGNALRDSAVQAVDALWHVLIYAVTTLVLFAEADWRLTIPLLIWIVGYLLSLRYFVPRVKARSVASSDSRSRLMGFIVDGYTNISTLKLFAHSDLERQNAREAIDDQTIKTRDQGRMVTGMDVVITTLNGLLIISTTGLALWLWTQSLLSVGAIALATGLVIRIVNMSGWIMWVVNGIFENIGMVQDGLQTIAQPINVSDKDQAPALRVEKGEIHFDAVDFNYGGERTVIDNLQLTIRPGEKIGLIGPSGAGKSTLVNLLLRLYDLNGGRILIDGQNIAGVSQESLRAQIGMITQDTSLLHRSIRDNLLYGRPHASEDELQQAIHRAKADEFIPLLSDSQGRTGLDAHVGERGVKLSGGQRQRIAIARVLLKDAPILIMDEATSALDSEVEAAIQESLENLMGDKTVIAIAHRLSTIARMDRLVVLEQGRIAEIGSHSELLARGGLYARLWRHQTGGFVGEA
- a CDS encoding GNAT family N-acetyltransferase, which translates into the protein MSLTLLTRLADIPASQWDALTPNDQPFLRHAFLRTLEESGSVGRASGWQPQHLLWIADGIVRAALPGYAKSHSMGEYVFDHGWAEACQRAGVPYYPKWLSAVPFSPVSGARLLGDDVAAAQLLQALPGFLQANQLHSAHINFSDRRVHQLLQQDRRWLLRVGCQYHWHNRGYRDFQDFLDALTSRKRKQLRKERQRVASQGVAFICYQGDELSEAQWDFIYACYANTYHVRGRQPYLTRRFFSLLAERMPAAIRVVIARRQGRPLAMAYSLVDGDTLYGRYWGCLEESDSLHFETCFYQGIEYAIAQRLAHFDAGAQGEHKLIRGFEPLLTESWHLLRHQGLHQAVAGLLAQERDGIRAWAQEARDALPYRLSSP
- a CDS encoding siderophore-interacting protein — translated: MMADVQEYRLFNVVLARKQVLSPSMLCCVFSGDDVRQMKMDAPDQRIKLLFPSRNGTPSSLSGEKSWWETVCAMPADIRPVARTYTLRRVNVEAGECEVEFVMHGTEGPASAWALAAQPGDPLQIIAPNLACTTDSGGYEWNPHRNVERALVVADETAFPAAKAILEQLAQWRNPPPLQMFIELPKRADCIDLSHYRFAEVHWLPRDESGAAHGEAMLNAVKQYAELPAAARERQQLSEGNEDDLLWDRAAGADTCFHGWVAAESSAVKQVRRYLIGERGLSAECVSFMAYWSRGPRRKC
- a CDS encoding LysR substrate-binding domain-containing protein, which translates into the protein MLATPTASQLYDVFKKSLSGIEKAVADTRHFSPDRSFHPFRLALSDLGELLLLPRLVRHLRNVAPNVQLEVIPVSMHKMDEWLLTGHVDAAICSRNERISLAQRDRIMDERYVCLLNCQHPRIGATLSLAAWLAEQHIKVAASSGHYMVEERIKEYGFERRIALEVPHFAALGELIASSELLVLLPFSAARVYAARGNGRIVELPFALPNLEIYLYGHPEIGDITAKTWFYNTLKSACPLLTEP
- a CDS encoding helix-turn-helix domain-containing protein, producing the protein MKNDIVDVIVDWIECHIEEGPDIEAVAAKSGYSKWHLQRAFKAQKGITLATFIRGRRLEQAAQCLVSSSKTIMAISMDLGFSSQQCFQRVFKKHFHITPRDYRIRHRQFH